The nucleotide window TTTTCTTCGATTCACTAATGTATTTAATAGTTATAATAATCTGTATAATAGTTTACAAATGAATTACTGGAGGTTCCCCATGCTGAAAGTCGGAGTAATTGGCCTTGGTGCAATAGGCCAGCGTTTGATTAAAGGTTTTCTTGAACACCCGGAGATGGAAATTGCGGCTGTATGTGATTCGATGGAAGATAGAGTAAAGGAAACGGCAGTCGAGCTTGGTGATATTCCGTCATATGTCGACCATCAGGAAATGCTTGAGAACACACAATTGGATCTTGTGTATGTCGCTGTGCCTCCTCAGTTCCACCATTCCGTAGCATCTGATGTACTTGCGAAAGGTATACATATTCTTTGTGAGAAGCCTCTTGCAAACTCTATAGAGGAGGCGGAAAGTCTATTAAAACAGGCGGAAGATGCGGGGGGTTGTCCATGCGATCAATTTTCCGCTGAACTATAGCGCTGGCACCAGGACGTTTGAAAAATTAATCAAGAGTAACTATGTTGGCAAGCTTAGAAGAGTTCAATTAAAGATGTACTTCCCGGAATGGCCTCGCCCGTGGCAGCAGAATGCGTGGGTTGCGAGCAAGGAACAGGGTGGCTATGTCCTGGAGGTTGGCGTTCACTTCATCCAACAGCTGCAAAAGATCTTCGGCCCAGCTGAGGTGAAGGATGTTCACATCCATTTCCCTGAAGACCCGCACGCGAGTGAAAATGCAATTCTTGCAATCTTGAAGCTAGCGGACGGTACACCGGTACTGATTGATGGCATGAGCCAAATTGCCGGCAAGGAGGAAATTGTGTTCACTGCCTACGGTGAAGATGGTACACTATCACTCTTGAATTGGGGCGAGCTATTCGGCGGCAAGCTTGGCGAGGAAATCCTGCCATTGGAAGCTGATCACTCCCTGACAGATTCATTGGTTGATAATCTTGCAAAAGCAATCAAAGGTGAAGAAGCTACGATCATTGATTTTGCCGCAGGTTATGAGGCACAGGTTATATTGGAGCAACTCAGGAAAGGTTGAGGGCGCAGGATATGCGCTCTCTTTTTTTAATGACTGTTTGTCAGCCAATCCCCAAATATAGCCTGGACAAGTTCACGCTTCTCAACTTGCAGCATATGGCCTGCACGATCCAATACAGCCATTGTAGAATTCGGGAACTTATCCAACAAAAAGAAATGGTCTTTATATCCGCAAATATAATCCTGCTTGCCAAGGATGAACAACGCTGATTGGGGTATGGTGTCAACGTCATTAAACGGTTCATCAATCAGGTAATACCGATGGGCCTTCCAATCCGAAGCAAGAAAATCCCGATTGGCCAAAAGCCTGCCGGGCTGGATTTCTTTTTTTGAAGGTCCCGAATGTTGCTTCATTTTGGTGGATAAATAGAGTTTCAAATGCAGTTCGGATATCTGGCTCAATATTTGAAAGCAGCTCTTCATCCTTCCCTAAAACAATTCGTTCTGGAAGATTCCTTTCTTTTACATGGAGTGCTGGAGCCAAAAGGCAAATCCCTTTTACATAGTTCCTCCTGTTATGAAAAATCCCTTGTGCCAAATATCCCCCAAAAGAAGCACCAATCAGCGAAAATTCTTTTCCCCAAAAAGTATCATCAATAAAGTCAAGCAAATTCCCAAGTAAGTCATCCGTTGATTTCACATTATTGTCAATAGTACTCCGCCCATGAGCAGGTAAATCAATATACACTCTTTGGAAACCTTCAATCTTATTAAAAATAGGTTCTAGCCAGCCTAGCATCGAACGATGGTCTGTACCCATAGCATGAAGAATCAGCAAGGGAAACCCGTCCCCAATGACTTCATAATGAATACTGCCCTTTCTTACTTTGCAATCCACAGCTTCATCTCCTCTTTCCCACCCATCCGTTATCCCACCGAAAATCAGTCTTTTCTCTATCAGTTCTGACAAAAACACTCTCAGGATAAGGCAGTGCCAATTCGGGTCTATTTTCAACGCTAAAGTAACGGAGTTCCGCTGTCTCACTGTCGATTGGATTATGCTCTCCCCCGACGGACCTGCAATCGAATACGAACACAACATATTCAACCTTGTGGCCGTTTGGGTATTCATAACGAAACTCTTTCCCTCCG belongs to Mesobacillus subterraneus and includes:
- a CDS encoding Gfo/Idh/MocA family protein — its product is MLKVGVIGLGAIGQRLIKGFLEHPEMEIAAVCDSMEDRVKETAVELGDIPSYVDHQEMLENTQLDLVYVAVPPQFHHSVASDVLAKGIHILCEKPLANSIEEAESLLKQAEDAGGCPCDQFSAEL
- a CDS encoding Gfo/Idh/MocA family protein, whose amino-acid sequence is MRGVVHAINFPLNYSAGTRTFEKLIKSNYVGKLRRVQLKMYFPEWPRPWQQNAWVASKEQGGYVLEVGVHFIQQLQKIFGPAEVKDVHIHFPEDPHASENAILAILKLADGTPVLIDGMSQIAGKEEIVFTAYGEDGTLSLLNWGELFGGKLGEEILPLEADHSLTDSLVDNLAKAIKGEEATIIDFAAGYEAQVILEQLRKG
- a CDS encoding NUDIX hydrolase, producing the protein MGMSNYYQDLRNKVGSDLIFMPSVAGIIRNEAGKILFQNKGNGEKWSLPAGAIELGEAPAEAVVREVWEETGLHVVPEKLLGVYGGKEFRYEYPNGHKVEYVVFVFDCRSVGGEHNPIDSETAELRYFSVENRPELALPYPESVFVRTDREKTDFRWDNGWVGKRR